A genomic window from Prunus persica cultivar Lovell chromosome G2, Prunus_persica_NCBIv2, whole genome shotgun sequence includes:
- the LOC18784878 gene encoding uncharacterized protein LOC18784878 has translation MAAVASDKADGQTQWEFSCDLEVDYESEESASIVYAALAVDKELQPDKVKRQMSVSNGKLSVHFEAVEARFLRASYSAFVDVLTLATKTIEEFGKGMEL, from the exons ATGGCTGCTGTAGCTTCTGACAAGGCAGATGGCCAAACCCAGTGGGAATTTAGCTG TGACTTGGAGGTAGATTATGAGTCTGAGGAAAGCGCTTCTATTGTCTATGCAGCATTAGCTGTTGATAAGGAG TTGCAACCAGATAAGGTGAAGAGGCAGATGTCAGTTTCTAATGGAAAGCTTTCAGT GCACTTTGAGGCTGTTGAGGCAAGATTTCTTCGAGCATCATATAGTGCATTTGTAGATGTATTGACACTTGCCacaaaaacaattgaagaaTTCGGAAAAGGAATGGAATTGTGA
- the LOC18787611 gene encoding cyclic nucleotide-gated ion channel 1 isoform X2, with product MVKTRMYAIMKKICHPEGQYRHIWTKIFVTSCVFGVSLDPLFFYILIIDQQNKCLQMDTMLQTVALLLRSFTDIIFLVHFIYEICDGVKTQRAKKSYGANLASNALKNMAPTPNTQKNGPSTNSKVIRVAKKIAHKMSWLSASIVVEFFALLPIPQLLIVVTFYNMRGSPYFEHEKVLNFFLLGQYIPRILRIHMSSKQLRRTNEMWIKGLFYFYLYILTSHILGALWYFFSIQREMSCWHWACVNYSTDPSGCMDTFYCNSRIVSRNVTFLNEHCPTDTPDSASAPFNFGIFLDALKNNNTAHVEFSTKALYCFWWGLRNISNFGTNLTTSTYMWENVFAILISISSFLLILYVMGTAQNNMAMQDSMRIAKSEKIMTKKLDILSWLSTKDLPRDLKKEIKHNIKQKLEEHDKTFPQNDLFSILPVETRKSLRRCLCMEPLRTVKMLKDMDERVLHLMCDHLKHVTYNENSFVFRKGDPLDCMFFIVEGNVWTYSTAGENEAGKATPSSMTMATKTLEKGHIYGEELLNWASDNFTELPLCRQHVKSQTKVDAFVLMARDLATVVSRYQLLWNFNKCNIPQEVKEVAASTILRRFRHNQRLMMSRRLAVNYYLKKR from the exons ATGG TTAAAACGCGGATGTATGCCataatgaagaaaatatgTCATCCAGAGGGGCAATACCGTCATATATGGACTAAGATATTTGTAACATCATGTGTGTTTGGTGTCTCACTGGACCCTTTGTTCTTTTATATTCTAATCATCGATCAACAAAACAAGTGCCTTCAAATGGACACAATGTTGCAGACTGTTGCTCTTCTTTTACGATCATTCACAGATATCATTTTCTTGGTGcatttcatatatgaaatCTGTGACGGTGTCAAAACTCAAAGGGCGAAAAAGTCATATGGTGCTAATTTGGCCTCAAATGCCCTTAAAAATATGGCCCCAACCCCAAATACCCAGAAAAATGGACCTTCCACCAATTCCAAAGTCATTCGAGTTGCCAAGAAAATAGCTCACAAGATGTCGTGGTTATCTGCCTCCATCGTAGTTGAATTTTTCGCTCTTCTTCCCATCCCTCAG CTGCTAATAGTAGTCACTTTTTACAATATGAGAGGCTCCCCGTATTTTGAACATGAAAaggttttgaatttctttctcCTTGGTCAATATATACCAAGAATATTGCGAATTCACATGTCGTCCAAACAACTTCGAAGGACTAATGAAATGTGGATTAAAGGTCTATTCTATTTTTATCTCTACATTCTTACCAGTCAC ATACTCGGAGCGTTGTGGTACTTTTTTTCAATTCAACGAGAAATGTCATGTTGGCATTGGGCTTGTGTAAATTATAGTACAGATCCCTCAGGATGTATGGATACTTTCTACTGCAACAGTCGGATTGTGTCAAGAAATGTCACATTTCTAAATGAGCATTGCCCGACAGATACTCCAGATAGTGCTTCAGCGCCTTTCAATTTTGGGATATTTCTTGATGCCCTTAAGAACAACAACACAGCGCATGTAGAATTCTCAACGAAGGCTCTTTACTGTTTTTGGTGGGGCCTTCGGAATATAAG TAATTTTGGCACCAATCTCACAACAAGCACTTATATGTGGGAAAACGTTTTTGCAATCCTTATTTCTATCAGTAGCTTCCTACTGATTTTATATGTGATGGGAACTGCGCAG AATAATATGGCAATGCAAGATTCAATGAGAATTGCAAAGTCAGAGAAGATTATGACGAAGAAGCTAGATATACTAAGCTGGTTATCCACAAAGGACCTCCCTCGAGAtctaaagaaagaaataaagcaTAACATAAAGCAAAAATTGGAAGAGCACGATAAAACTTTTCCCCAGAATGATCTATTCTCTATTCTTCCCGTGGAAACTAGAAAATCTCTAAGGCGTTGTCTTTGCATGGAACCACTGAGGACG GTCAAAATGCTTAAAGATATGGATGAAAGGGTGTTGCATTTGATGTGCGACCATCTGAAGCATGTGACGTATAACGAAAATAGCTTCGTTTTTCGGAAGGGAGATCCACTGGATTGCATGTTCTTCATTGTCGAAGGGAATGTGTGGACCTACTCGACTGCTGGTGAGAATGAAGCTGGAAAAGCAACCCCATCATCAATGACAATGGCCACCAAGACGCTTGAGAAAGGTCACATTTATGGGGAAGAGCTTCTCAATTGGGCATCAGACAACTTCACGGAACTTCCACTCTGCCGTCAACATGTCAAAAGTCAGACAAAAGTGGATGCCTTTGTTCTTATGGCCAGGGACTTGGCAACTGTAGTCTCCAGATACCAACTACTGTGGAACTTCAACAAATGTAACATTCCTCAAGAGGTGAAGGAGGTGGCTGCTTCTACCATATTGCGCCGTTTCCGCCATAACCAAAGATTGATGATGTCGCGTCGTCTAGCCgtaaattattatttgaagAAACGTTAA
- the LOC18787611 gene encoding cyclic nucleotide-gated ion channel 1 isoform X1 translates to MGSITVAADPENLTDKTDGPVKTRMYAIMKKICHPEGQYRHIWTKIFVTSCVFGVSLDPLFFYILIIDQQNKCLQMDTMLQTVALLLRSFTDIIFLVHFIYEICDGVKTQRAKKSYGANLASNALKNMAPTPNTQKNGPSTNSKVIRVAKKIAHKMSWLSASIVVEFFALLPIPQLLIVVTFYNMRGSPYFEHEKVLNFFLLGQYIPRILRIHMSSKQLRRTNEMWIKGLFYFYLYILTSHILGALWYFFSIQREMSCWHWACVNYSTDPSGCMDTFYCNSRIVSRNVTFLNEHCPTDTPDSASAPFNFGIFLDALKNNNTAHVEFSTKALYCFWWGLRNISNFGTNLTTSTYMWENVFAILISISSFLLILYVMGTAQNNMAMQDSMRIAKSEKIMTKKLDILSWLSTKDLPRDLKKEIKHNIKQKLEEHDKTFPQNDLFSILPVETRKSLRRCLCMEPLRTVKMLKDMDERVLHLMCDHLKHVTYNENSFVFRKGDPLDCMFFIVEGNVWTYSTAGENEAGKATPSSMTMATKTLEKGHIYGEELLNWASDNFTELPLCRQHVKSQTKVDAFVLMARDLATVVSRYQLLWNFNKCNIPQEVKEVAASTILRRFRHNQRLMMSRRLAVNYYLKKR, encoded by the exons ATGGGTAGCATCACAGTAGCTGCAGATCCGGAGAACCTGACAGACAAAACAGATGG TCCAGTTAAAACGCGGATGTATGCCataatgaagaaaatatgTCATCCAGAGGGGCAATACCGTCATATATGGACTAAGATATTTGTAACATCATGTGTGTTTGGTGTCTCACTGGACCCTTTGTTCTTTTATATTCTAATCATCGATCAACAAAACAAGTGCCTTCAAATGGACACAATGTTGCAGACTGTTGCTCTTCTTTTACGATCATTCACAGATATCATTTTCTTGGTGcatttcatatatgaaatCTGTGACGGTGTCAAAACTCAAAGGGCGAAAAAGTCATATGGTGCTAATTTGGCCTCAAATGCCCTTAAAAATATGGCCCCAACCCCAAATACCCAGAAAAATGGACCTTCCACCAATTCCAAAGTCATTCGAGTTGCCAAGAAAATAGCTCACAAGATGTCGTGGTTATCTGCCTCCATCGTAGTTGAATTTTTCGCTCTTCTTCCCATCCCTCAG CTGCTAATAGTAGTCACTTTTTACAATATGAGAGGCTCCCCGTATTTTGAACATGAAAaggttttgaatttctttctcCTTGGTCAATATATACCAAGAATATTGCGAATTCACATGTCGTCCAAACAACTTCGAAGGACTAATGAAATGTGGATTAAAGGTCTATTCTATTTTTATCTCTACATTCTTACCAGTCAC ATACTCGGAGCGTTGTGGTACTTTTTTTCAATTCAACGAGAAATGTCATGTTGGCATTGGGCTTGTGTAAATTATAGTACAGATCCCTCAGGATGTATGGATACTTTCTACTGCAACAGTCGGATTGTGTCAAGAAATGTCACATTTCTAAATGAGCATTGCCCGACAGATACTCCAGATAGTGCTTCAGCGCCTTTCAATTTTGGGATATTTCTTGATGCCCTTAAGAACAACAACACAGCGCATGTAGAATTCTCAACGAAGGCTCTTTACTGTTTTTGGTGGGGCCTTCGGAATATAAG TAATTTTGGCACCAATCTCACAACAAGCACTTATATGTGGGAAAACGTTTTTGCAATCCTTATTTCTATCAGTAGCTTCCTACTGATTTTATATGTGATGGGAACTGCGCAG AATAATATGGCAATGCAAGATTCAATGAGAATTGCAAAGTCAGAGAAGATTATGACGAAGAAGCTAGATATACTAAGCTGGTTATCCACAAAGGACCTCCCTCGAGAtctaaagaaagaaataaagcaTAACATAAAGCAAAAATTGGAAGAGCACGATAAAACTTTTCCCCAGAATGATCTATTCTCTATTCTTCCCGTGGAAACTAGAAAATCTCTAAGGCGTTGTCTTTGCATGGAACCACTGAGGACG GTCAAAATGCTTAAAGATATGGATGAAAGGGTGTTGCATTTGATGTGCGACCATCTGAAGCATGTGACGTATAACGAAAATAGCTTCGTTTTTCGGAAGGGAGATCCACTGGATTGCATGTTCTTCATTGTCGAAGGGAATGTGTGGACCTACTCGACTGCTGGTGAGAATGAAGCTGGAAAAGCAACCCCATCATCAATGACAATGGCCACCAAGACGCTTGAGAAAGGTCACATTTATGGGGAAGAGCTTCTCAATTGGGCATCAGACAACTTCACGGAACTTCCACTCTGCCGTCAACATGTCAAAAGTCAGACAAAAGTGGATGCCTTTGTTCTTATGGCCAGGGACTTGGCAACTGTAGTCTCCAGATACCAACTACTGTGGAACTTCAACAAATGTAACATTCCTCAAGAGGTGAAGGAGGTGGCTGCTTCTACCATATTGCGCCGTTTCCGCCATAACCAAAGATTGATGATGTCGCGTCGTCTAGCCgtaaattattatttgaagAAACGTTAA
- the LOC18786562 gene encoding protein ABIL2, translated as MLMGTMTTSMPVPRVASNFDEVSMHQSLLFSDSLKDLKNLRTQLYSAAEYFELSYTNDDQKHIVVETLKDYAIKALVNTVDHLGSVTYKVNDFFDEKVDEVSGTEFRVSCIEQRLRTCQEYIDHEGLSQQSSVIDTPKYHKRYILPVGETMRGANKTKSKYEGCNLDDEDEWHQFRNAVRATIRETPPPTVSKGRSPSPSPQPSQRPGVFSFTSTMPKKELEKRTVSPHRFPLLRSGSLASRPTTPNKSQSTTPNSSRPTTPNPSNARRRYPSEPRKSASMRLHAERENGREVEQYPSKSKRLLKALLSRRKSKKDDMLYTYLDEY; from the exons ATGCTCATGGGAACAATGACTACAAGTATGCCCGTCCCTCGAGTAGCATCTAATTTTGATGAGGTATCTATGCATCAGAGCTTGCTCTTCTCTGATAGTCTCAAG GATTTGAAGAATTTGAGAACACAATTATATTCAGCAGCAGAGTACTTTGAACTATCATACACAAATGATGACCAGAAACATAT AGTGGTAGAAACATTGAAGGATTATGCCATTAAAGCTCTCGTGAATACGGTGGACCATTTGGGTTCTGTGACATATAAGGTTAATGATTTCTTTGATGAAAAAGTGGATGAAGTTTCCGGCACAGAATTTCGGGTATCTTGCATTGAACAG AGGCTAAGGACATGCCAAGAATATATTGATCATGAGGGTCTTTCCCAACAGTCATCAGTGATAGATACTCCGAAATACCACAAGCGGTACATCTTGCCAG TTGGTGAGACCATGCGCGGTGCCAACAAAACTAAATCCAAATATGAAGGTTGCAACCtggatgatgaagatgaatggCATCAATTTCGGAATG CTGTTCGTGCTACCATTAGAGAAACCCCTCCACCTACAGTCAG CAAAGGGCGTTCTCCATCTCCTTCACCACAACCTTCCCAGCGGCCtggagttttttcttttacatcTACCATGCCCAAAAAGGAATTAG AGAAGCGAACAGTTTCACCTCATCGGTTTCCACTTTTACGGTCTGGATCTCTTGCAAGTAGGCCAACGACCCCGAACAAAAGTCAGTCAACTACCCCAAACTCAAGTAGGCCTACCACTCCGAATCCTTCTAATGCAAGACGACGG TACCCTTCGGAGCCTCGTAAATCAGCTTCAATGCGATTACATGCTGAAAGGGAAAATGGAAGAGAGGTTGAACAATACCCCAGCAAAAGTAAACGCCTCCTCAAAGCCTTGCTTAGCCGGCGCAAGTCAAAGAAAGACGACATGCTATACACTTACTTGGACGAATACTGA
- the LOC18785575 gene encoding cyclic nucleotide-gated ion channel 1, which translates to MARSSFIVSLTSGFTTSFFRDDEEEGQYQVMKRSKLGVLLTNIPLWNKMFLISCVIAISLDPLFFYIPIIDEDNKCLGKDKNLRIAALLSRSLTDIIFLLHFVYEVYEAIKTRNSTFTVVRRTTWHSKSKIQKLIEFAKGIPQKMSWLSLSIVIDFLALLPIPQLLILVVFYKMGGSGYLEHRKVLNLFLLGQYLPRIYRIHLWCKELTRTTTRIWTTTRIWAKGLLNLLLYILASHVLGAFWYFFSIQRETSCWRQACVNYSANPKECMSAFYCDGRNTSSTTITFLNERCPLNTPDGTEAPFDFGIFLDSLKNHNSEHIHFARKLFYSFWWGLRNLSNFGTNLTTSTYMWENLFAILISIIGLVLFLYLIGNVEASMRLEAKKSEDKTQKIRMKELDVRSWISRNELPDNLKKEIMNIIKLKLDENKDADLVNLFSILPWHTRKYLKRCLCMKTLKTVPMLKNLDEKVLIMMCDYLKPVVYNENSFVFRMGDPLDCMLFIVEGTMWTYYSPSTSDTDTTSEAAATSPSSILMTTKALRKGEFYGEELLKWASPTFTTLPISTRHVRSQRKVEAFALMADDLATIVSKCQLQWDLNNCDNPQEMKMMAISSITKAIRRFRTSRHRSTTERLLEEVIGEKVG; encoded by the exons ATGGCTCGATCTAGTTTTATTGTCAGTCTCACATCAGGTTTCACTACAAGTTTCTTCCGcgatgatgaggaggagggGCAGTACCAAGTGATGAAGAGGTCAAAACTTGGTGTACTTCTTACAAATATTCCATTGTGGAATAAGATGTTCTTGATTTCATGTGTCATTGCAATCTCATTAGATCCTTTGTTCTTTTACATTCCAATCATTGACGAGGATAACAAGTGCCTTGGAAAGGACAAAAACTTGAGGATTGCAGCTCTTCTTTCGCGATCGCTCACGGATATCATTTTCCTCCTACATTTTGTCTATGAAGTTTATGAAGCTATTAAAACCAGAAACAGTACATTTACTGTGGTACGAAGAACAACATGGCATTCAAAATCGAAAATACAAAAGCTAATTGAATTTGCTAAGGGAATACCTCAGAAAATGTCGTGGTTATCTCTCTCCATCGTAATTGACTTTTTGGCTCTTCTTCCAATCCCTCAA CTGCTAATATTAGTTGTTTTTTACAAAATGGGAGGCTCTGGATATTTGGAACATAGGAAGGTTTTGAATCTCTTCCTTCTCGGTCAATATTTACCAAGAATTTATCGAATTCATCTATGGTGTAAGGAACTTACAAGGACTACTACTAGAATATGGACTACTACTAGAATATGGGCTAAAGGTTTACTCAACTTGCTTCTCTACATTCTTGCCAGTCAC GTACTCGGAGcgttttggtattttttttctattcaaCGAGAGACATCATGTTGGCGTCAAGCCTGTGTAAATTATAGTGCAAATCCGAAGGAATGTATGAGTGCCTTCTATTGCGATGGTCGGAATACATCTTCAACAACTATCACATTTTTGAATGAGCGTTGCCCATTAAATACTCCAGACGGTACTGAAGCACCCTTTGATTTTGGAATATTTCTTGATTCCCTTAAGAATCATAACTCGGAGCATATACATTTTGCTAGGAAGTTATTTTACTCTTTTTGGTGGGGCTTGCGGAATCTAAG TAACTTTGGCACGAATCTCACAACAAGTACATATATGTGGGAAAACTTGTTTGCGATTCTTATTTCTATCATTGGTTTGGTACTGTTTCTATATCTCATTGGAAATGTGGAG GCATCTATGAGATTGGAAGCTAAAAAATCAGAAGATAAAACTCAGAAGATTAGAATGAAAGAGCTAGATGTACGAAGCTGGATATCCAGAAATGAATTACCTGataatttgaagaaagaaatcatGAATATCATAAAGCTAAAGTTAGATGAAAACAAGGACGCCGATTTGGTGAATCTATTCTCTATTCTTCCTTGGCATACCAGAAAATATCTAAAGCGTTGTCTCTGCATGAAAACACTAAAAACA gtaccAATGCTTAAGAACTTGGATGAAAAAGTGTTGATAATGATGTGTGACTATCTGAAGCCAGTGGTGTACAACGAGAATAGCTTCGTTTTTCGAATGGGAGACCCGCTTGATTGCATGCTCTTCATTGTGGAAGGGACCATGTGGACCTACTACTCGCCTAGTACTAGCGATACCGATACTACGAGTGAAGCTGCTGCTACTTCACCATCATCAATATTAATGACCACCAAGGCCCTTAGGAAGGGTGAGTTTTACGGGGAAGAGCTTCTCAAATGGGCATCACCCACTTTCACCACACTTCCAATCTCCACCCGGCATGTCAGAAGTCAGAGAAAAGTGGAAGCATTTGCTCTTATGGCCGATGACTTGGCAACTATAGTGTCCAAATGCCAACTGCAGTGGGACTTAAACAATTGTGACAATCCTCaagagatgaagatgatggcAATTTCTTCCATAACAAAAGCAATCCGTCGTTTCCGCACTAGTAGGCACCGTTCAACGACGGAAAGATTGTTAGAGGAAGTAATCGGGGAAAAGGTCGGATAA
- the LOC18784765 gene encoding cyclic nucleotide-gated ion channel 1, which translates to MSNLYDQPTIQVSLTPYTLGSIQLGGASERSRFDKLVANIPLWNQIFVISCVIAVSLDPLFFYIPFINEDLKCLGMDKNLKVVALVLRSLLDITFIVHIICQIRQAFKTVNSKLQTTRNSGWESKAKAVARNLSWRSVVTDVLALLPIPQVLLVNVFFKMRGSGYLDNRKILSFLLLAQYLPRIYRIHLSSKKLTQTGLWAKGAFNFFLYILASHVLGAYWYFFSIQRETSCWHRACVKRSISCMDTFYCDDPPTTPRNTEFLKELCPINFPPNATPPFDFGMFLDSLQSGNTATLNFPLKFFYSFWWGLRNLSNFGTNLTTSTYVWENLFAILISIIGLLLFLYLIGNVQTFMQLATTKSEETRQKIIKKEQAIEAWMVKNDLPEDMKNEIKNNIRQQLEENIDAADLENLFSILPWNIRKSLKRFLCMSTLRKVPMLKGMDEKVLKMICDYLKPVMYPENSLVVRMGQPLDRMLFITEGSIWTYMPGGMPTNSVKTKGGFYGEELLKWASSSSPKLPISTQNVQCHTKVEGFVLMSKDLTSVVSKCQLWWNTNDSHQGQGQVQPATAAGGAENSTPRIRYIMHPH; encoded by the exons ATGAGTAACTTGTATGATCAGCCCACCATTCAAGTAAG CTTAACACCTTACACTTTGGGCAGTATTCAACTTGGAGGAGCTTCAGAAAGGTCGAGATTTGACAAACTTGTTGCAAATATTCCATTATGGAACCAaatatttgtaatttcatGTGTGATTGCAGTCTCATTGGACCCTTTGTTCTTCTACATTCCATTCATCAATGAAGATCTCAAGTGCCTTGGAATGGACAAAAATTTGAAGGTTGTGGCACTTGTTTTGCGGTCCCTCTTGGATATCACTTTCATAGTGCATATTATATGTCAAATTCGACAAGCCTTCAAAACTGTGAACTCCAAGCTACAAACAACCCGAAACTCCGGTTGGGAATCCAAAGCTAAGGCAGTTGCTCGGAATCTTTCATGGCGCTCTGTTGTTACTGACGTTCTTGCTCTTCTTCCCATCCCACAA GTTCTTTTAGTGAatgtttttttcaaaatgagAGGCTCTGGATATTTGGATAATAGAAAGATTCTAAGTTTCCTTCTTCTTGCGCAATATCTTCCAAGAATTTATCGAATTCACCTCTCCTCTAAGAAACTTACACAAACCGGACTATGGGCCAAAGGTGCATTCAACTTTTTTCTATACATACTCGCTAGTCAT GTGCTCGGAGCttattggtattttttttctattcaaCGGGAGACATCATGCTGGCATCGGGCATGTGTGAAGCGTAGCATATCATGCATGGATACTTTTTACTGTGACGACCCTCCCACAACCCCCAGAAATACCGAGTTTCTAAAAGAGTTGTGTCCTATAAATTTTCCACCAAATGCTACACCGCCATTTGATTTTGGAATGTTTCTTGATTCACTTCAATCTGGAAACACGGCGACATTGAATTTTCCATTGAAGTTCTTTTACTCGTTTTGGTGGGGACTACGAAATTTAAG TAACTTTGGTACAAATCTCACAACGAGTACGTATGTGTGGGAAAACTTGTTTGCAATTCTTATTTCCATCATTGGCTTGCTGCTATTTTTATATCTCATAGGAAATGTGCAG ACATTTATGCAGTTGGCCACTACAAAATCGGAGGAGACAAGACAGAAGATTATTAAGAAAGAGCAAGCGATAGAAGCGTGGATGGTCAAAAATGATCTCCCTGAAGATATGAAGAATGAAATCAAGAACAACATAAGACAACAATTGGAAGAAAACATAGATGCTGCTGATCTGGAGAACCTGTTCTCTATTCTTCCTTGGAATATCAGGAAATCTCTAAAGCGTTTTCTCTGCATGAGTACGCTAAGGAAA GTACCAATGCTTAAAGGCATGGATGAAAAGGTGTTGAAAATGATTTGCGACTATCTGAAGCCAGTTATGTACCCCGAGAACAGCTTAGTTGTTCGAATGGGACAACCACTTGATCGGATGCTCTTCATTACAGAAGGTTCGATATGGACGTACATGCCGGGTGGAATGCCGACCAACTCGGTTAAGACAAAAGGTGGGTTTTATGGAGAAGAACTTCTCAAGTGGGCATCATCTTCGTCACCAAAACTTCCCATCTCCACCCAAAATGTGCAATGCCATACCAAGGTGGAAGGCTTTGTATTGATGTCTAAGGACTTGACTAGTGTCGTCTCCAAATGCCAACTCTGGTGGAATACAAATGATTCTCATCAGGGACAGGGACAGGTACAGCCCGCTACAGCAGCGGGTGGTGCTGAGAACTCCACTCCAAGAATCAGGTATATCATGCATCCTCACTAG